One Brassica napus cultivar Da-Ae chromosome C4, Da-Ae, whole genome shotgun sequence genomic region harbors:
- the LOC106347825 gene encoding 40S ribosomal protein S9-2 isoform X2: MVQVRFYRNYGKTFKKPRRPYEKERLDAELKLVGEYGLRCKRELWRVQYTLSRIRNAARELLTLDEKNPRRIFQGEALLRRMNKNGLLDESQNKLDYVLALTVENFLERRLQTIVFKSGMAKSIHHARVLIRQRHIRVGRQLVNIPSFMVKVESQKHIDFSLTSPFGGGRPGRVKRRNERAGAKKAGGGGGDEDDEE; this comes from the exons ATGGTGCAAGTCAGGTTCTACCGCAACt ATGGCAAGACCTTCAAGAAGCCGCGACGTCCTTATGAGAAGGAGCGTCTTGATGCCGAGCTGAAGCTTGTCGGAGAATATGGTCTTCGTTGTAAGAGAGAGCTGTGGAGGGTTCAGTACACGCTTAGCCGTATCCGTAACGCTGCCAGAGAGCTTCTCACTCTCGATGAGAAGAACCCTCGTCGGATCTTTCAAGGTGAAGCTCTTCTTAGGAGGATGAACAAGAATGGGCTTCTTGATGAATCCCAGAACAAGCTCGACTACGTTCTTGCTTTGACTGTTGAGAATTTCCTCGAGCGCCGTCTCCAGACTATTGTCTTCAAGTCCGGTATGGCCAAGTCCATTCACCACGCCCGTGTCCTTATCCGACAAAGGCACATCAG GGTTGGGAGGCAACTTGTGAACATTCCATCGTTCATGGTTAAAGTAGAGTCACAGAAACACATTGACTTTTCTCTGACCAGTCCATTTGGTGGTGGTCGACCTGGAAGAGTGAAGAGAAGGAACGAGAGAGCTGGTGCTAAGAAagctggtggtggtggtggagatgaGGATGATGAAGAGTAA
- the LOC106347825 gene encoding 40S ribosomal protein S9-2 isoform X1: MVQVRFYRNYGKTFKKPRRPYEKERLDAELKLVGEYGLRCKRELWRVQYTLSRIRNAARELLTLDEKNPRRIFQGEALLRRMNKNGLLDESQNKLDYVLALTVENFLERRLQTIVFKSGMAKSIHHARVLIRQRHISLTCVKNLCFRVGRQLVNIPSFMVKVESQKHIDFSLTSPFGGGRPGRVKRRNERAGAKKAGGGGGDEDDEE, from the exons ATGGTGCAAGTCAGGTTCTACCGCAACt ATGGCAAGACCTTCAAGAAGCCGCGACGTCCTTATGAGAAGGAGCGTCTTGATGCCGAGCTGAAGCTTGTCGGAGAATATGGTCTTCGTTGTAAGAGAGAGCTGTGGAGGGTTCAGTACACGCTTAGCCGTATCCGTAACGCTGCCAGAGAGCTTCTCACTCTCGATGAGAAGAACCCTCGTCGGATCTTTCAAGGTGAAGCTCTTCTTAGGAGGATGAACAAGAATGGGCTTCTTGATGAATCCCAGAACAAGCTCGACTACGTTCTTGCTTTGACTGTTGAGAATTTCCTCGAGCGCCGTCTCCAGACTATTGTCTTCAAGTCCGGTATGGCCAAGTCCATTCACCACGCCCGTGTCCTTATCCGACAAAGGCACATCAG CTTGACTTGTGTAAAGAATCTGTGCTTTAGGGTTGGGAGGCAACTTGTGAACATTCCATCGTTCATGGTTAAAGTAGAGTCACAGAAACACATTGACTTTTCTCTGACCAGTCCATTTGGTGGTGGTCGACCTGGAAGAGTGAAGAGAAGGAACGAGAGAGCTGGTGCTAAGAAagctggtggtggtggtggagatgaGGATGATGAAGAGTAA
- the LOC111205072 gene encoding uncharacterized protein LOC111205072: MVETRGAKRKETDVNVEISTKEVEKNAKKKKRTMNQTKETTKMTEESVMVTDDVLPMNYLVEAAVAVELERSGPTSEEEEDGEENGDDDGNEDAANDEEKEGEAEASSSDEEENGDSDEGEDEEDPHATAAEEASDEEKENEVETNVGGPTNACDGNREEESLDDEEEKEQEEEFEATEAAKPSRMFFFEKEYKKQIKLGTRCMIVDVIDTFLSLEPEASDAERRWFEEHPQFCHLFHKKLDANAQENFKRRKKKNSNHKVQGMWMLLLRTADVAKKREVWFIVNGVPIHYGLREHALISCLNCCNYPLGYKEFGKKKFVKRHFTNGEAIRLEDVEAKLLAMGAHRDRLRMVVLFFLGSVICAQTKVGAGANDVLDFSKELWMILDTARPFHGGELL; this comes from the exons ATGGTTGAAACAAGAGGAGCTAAGAGGAAAGAAACTGACGTGAACGTGGAGATTTCGACgaaagaagtagagaagaacgcgaagaagaaaaaaaggacCATGAACCAAACGAAAGAGACGACGAAGATGACGGAGGAATCTGTGATGGTGACAGATGATGTCTTGCCGATGAATTACCTCGTGGAAGCTGCGGTGGCTGTTGAGCTAGAACGGAGTGGCCCGACatcggaggaggaggaagacggcGAAGAAAACGGCGACGACGACGGAAATGAGGATGCGGCGAATGATGAAGAGAAAGAAGGGGAAGCGGAAGCGAGTAGTTCTGACGAAGAAGAAAATGGTGACTCTGATGAAGGAGAGGACGAAGAGGATCCGCATGCAACCGCGGCAGAGGAAGCCTCAGATGAGGAGAAAGAGAACGAAGTTGAGACTAATGTCGGGGGCCCGACTAATGCCTGTGATGGAAACCGCGAGGAAGAATCCCTAGATgacgaagaagagaaagagcaGGAGGAG GAATTTGAGGCTACCGAGGCGGCCAAGCCAAGTAGAATGTTCTTCTTTGAAAAGGAgtacaagaaacaaataaagCTAGGGACAAGGTGTATGATAGTAGACGTTATCGATACGTTTTTGTCTCTGGAACCGGAGGCAAGTGATGCGGAGAGGAGGTGGTTTGAGGAGCATCCACAATTCTGTCACTTGTTCCACAAGAAACTGGATGCAAATGCACAAGAAAATTttaagagaaggaagaagaagaactcaAACCACAAAGTTCAGGGAATGTGGATGTTGTTACTGCGTACTGCCGATGTCGCGAAGAAGAGAGAAGTGTGGTTCATTGTCAATGGTGTTCCCATCCATTATGGGTTGAGGGAACACGCATTGATATCATGCCTAAACTGCTGCAACTATCCTCTCGGATACAAGGAGTTTGGTAAGAAGAAATTTGTGAAGCGCCATTTCACGAACGGCGAAGCAATAAGGTTGGAGGATGTAGAAGCAAAGTTGTTGGCAATGGGAGCCCATAGAGACAGGTTGAGGATGGTGGTTCTGTTCTTTTTAGGAAGTGTTATATGCGCGCAAACAAAAGTTGGCGCAGGAGCCAATGATGTATTGGATTTTTCCAAAGAGTTGTGGATGATCTTGGATACTGCAAGACCTTTCCATGGAGGAGAACTCCTTTGA